In one Rutidosis leptorrhynchoides isolate AG116_Rl617_1_P2 chromosome 8, CSIRO_AGI_Rlap_v1, whole genome shotgun sequence genomic region, the following are encoded:
- the LOC139864094 gene encoding uncharacterized protein, producing the protein MAFSFLCLNCSGKEHHMHVKIPKWPYINLLINNPHALWETTNVPWAHSFQLIHPTENQIISIGDTHAPVICREEPGTKTINVEYHNQGPPTFKCPTCNATMWYDERHNKPKHTKKPTFSICCQNGKILLPKLKSPPPLLMRLLDYTDTSTARFREQIRNEATNHMLAFLGGDSRETVDETLTNSLITMLDEFSAAAQAFRMARDWASNNTSGDCALRLLAKYQTPISIMHQVLVRWQILSLATLATYPLLFPYGEIGYHENIPYHCNSGRRKTSRGYITMREFYCYRIQQRENEGTTLLRGGRLFQQYLVDAYTEVEEQRLKYLRNHQNELRTDLYNNVCDATPEDINDLISAEIPNEKHDPEGYKAVTEFMLHGPCGGQHKDAPCMIDNQCSKHFPKSYYSETTIDEDGYPNYRRRNNGVNVNKGKTTLDNSFVVPYNRYLLIRYNAHIHFELCNRSRAIKYLFKYLNKGSDRATIVIQENVLPAQNSSDIREKIIDVDEIKNYLDCRYLSPCEAVWRLFSYDIHFSKPSVIKLSYHLPNQQSVTLHDSQHLPALLQRPSIKETMFTQWF; encoded by the exons ATGGCATTCAGCTTTCTTTGCTTAAATTGCAGTGGGAAGGAGCACCATATGCATGTCAAAATTCCTAAATGGCCCTATATCAATCTACTCATCAACAACCCTCACGCATTATGGGAAACCACAAACGTACCATGGGCTCAT TCATTTCAACTTATCCACCCGACTGAAAATCAAATTATCTCTATAGGCGATACCCATGCACCTGTAATTTGTCGTGAGGAACCAGGCACCAAAA CTATCAACGTCGAATATCATAATCAAGGACCTCCTACATTCAAATGTCCTACTTGCAACGCAACTATGTGGTACGACGAGAGACACAATAAACCAAAACATACCAAAAAACCAACTTTTTCAATTTGCTGCCAAAATGGGAAAATACTCCTGCCAAAACTCAAGTCCCCTCCTCCTCTTTTGATGAGATTACTTGATTATACTGACACCTCAACTGCAAGATTTCGAGAGCAAATAAGG AATGAAGCTACAAACCACATGTTAGCTTTTTTAGGAGGTGATTCAAGAGAGACAGTAGACGAAACCTTAACTAACAGCTTGATTACCATGCTCGATGAATTTAGTGCGGCCGCACAGGCATTTCGTATGGCACGTGATTGGGCCAGTAACAATACATCCGGAGACTGCGCACTTCGATTGCTTGCAAAATATCAAACTCCCATCAGTATAATGCACCAAGTGTTGGTAAGGTGGCAGATCTTATCACTAGCGACTTTGGCCACT TACCCACTACTCTTCCCATACGGTGAAATTGGCTATCATGAAAACATACCCTACCATTGTAACAGTGGAAGAAGGAAAACTTCACGGGGTTACATCACCATGCGAGAATTTTACTGCTACAGAATTCAGCAACGGGAAAACGAGGGTACGACCCTACTTAGGGGTGGGCGGTTATTTCAACAATACTTGGTTGATGCTTATACAGAAGTCGAAGAACAAAGGCTTAAGTATCTGAGAAATCACCAAAACGAACTACGCACCGATCTATACAACAACGTATGCGATGCT ACACCAGAAGACATCAATGATCTCATATCGGCCGAAATTCCTAACGAGAAACACGATCCCGAAGGATACAAGGCTGTCACCGAGTTCATGTTACACGGCCCATGCGGTGGTCAACATAAAGATGCCCCATGTATGATTGATAACCAATGTTCAAAGCATTTCCCTAAGTCATATTATTCCGAAACCACAATCGATGAAGACGGGTACCCTAACTACAGACGACGCAACAATGGTGTCAATGTAAATAAAGGTAAAACCACACTAGACAACAGTTTTGTCGTGCCCTACAATAGATATCTATTGATCAGATACAACGCACATATACATTTCGAGTTGTGTAATAGATCTCGAGCGATTAAGTATCTATTCAAATACTTAAACAAAGGGTCGGACAGAGCTACAATTGTCATACAAGAAAACGTATTACCCGCACAAAACTCATCAGACATTCGTGAAAAAATTATTGACGTCGATGAAATCAAGAATTATTTGGATTGCCGCTATTTATCTCCGTGCGAAGCTGTTTGGAGATTATTTTCTTACGACATCCACTTCTCTAAGCCATCCGTGATTAAGCTGTCATATCATCTACCAAACCAACAGTCGGTCACTCTACATGATTCACAACATCTTCCAGCCCTCCTGCAACGGCCAAGCATCAAAGAAACCATGTTCACACAATGGTTTTAA